The Myxococcus stipitatus genome has a segment encoding these proteins:
- a CDS encoding sigma factor-like helix-turn-helix DNA-binding protein, giving the protein MTSPPAPLAARLRAELSPRTAALVDAVESLEALLERHVASARETWPGLTLDVPTFLQHLARHLPDENAPEVLRQLHASDLYLACACATGEEAALLGFEHHVLRRIPDRLHALPRDLVDEALQRLREQLLLGRDGVPAKISTYSGRGPLLAWVTISAARLASQLAGREGQHLAADKSAESYVQLLAPGDPELELLRKDSRAVVVEVLRKVLAALPGPERALLRLHHLHGYSMTQLATVFGESRSGVARRVLLARERLLKLTRTELASRLQLDDTQLESFLGLIRSRLDLSLSGLMV; this is encoded by the coding sequence ATGACGTCCCCTCCCGCTCCGCTCGCGGCCCGGCTCCGAGCGGAGCTGTCTCCCCGGACGGCCGCGCTCGTCGACGCGGTGGAGTCCCTCGAGGCGCTCCTGGAGCGACACGTCGCCTCGGCCCGCGAGACCTGGCCCGGCCTGACGCTCGACGTCCCGACCTTCCTCCAGCACCTGGCCCGACATCTCCCGGACGAGAACGCCCCGGAGGTCCTCCGTCAGCTCCACGCCAGCGACCTGTACCTGGCCTGCGCGTGCGCGACGGGGGAGGAGGCCGCGCTGCTCGGCTTCGAGCACCACGTCCTGCGGCGGATTCCGGACCGCCTGCATGCGCTGCCACGGGACCTGGTGGACGAGGCGCTCCAACGACTGCGCGAACAGCTGCTGCTGGGCCGGGACGGCGTGCCCGCGAAGATCTCCACCTACTCCGGTCGTGGCCCCCTGCTGGCCTGGGTCACCATCTCCGCCGCCCGCCTCGCCTCGCAGCTGGCGGGCCGGGAGGGGCAACACCTCGCCGCCGACAAGTCAGCGGAGTCCTACGTCCAGCTGCTCGCGCCGGGAGACCCGGAGCTGGAGTTGCTGCGCAAGGACTCGCGCGCGGTCGTCGTCGAGGTGCTTCGCAAGGTGCTCGCCGCGCTGCCCGGACCGGAGCGCGCGCTGCTGCGGCTGCACCACCTCCACGGCTACAGCATGACCCAGCTGGCCACCGTCTTCGGAGAGTCGCGCTCCGGCGTGGCGCGCCGGGTGCTGCTGGCCCGCGAGCGACTCCTGAAGCTCACGCGGACGGAGCTGGCCTCGCGCCTGCAACTCGATGACACCCAGCTCGAGAGCTTCCTGGGATTGATTCGCAGCCGCCTGGACCTGAGCCTGAGCGGGCTCATGGTCTGA
- a CDS encoding aldose epimerase, producing the protein MSRAFPGIAGLETYSLKGDDCCVEVIPSRGALVTSIAVEDEEVLYLDESTVADPTKNVRGGIPVLFPNAGPLPGDTYAAQRESYSLPQHGFARRMAWAVRQAEDSLLVLGLKSRPETLRVYPFEFDAQLTFSLAGRRLTIDFDLQNPGFHPVPVHLGFHPYFRVPDAAKAVATVETDATHAWDNVAKHEVPITRLDLTGDEVDLHLRDHSRPGTRLERGPGLRPIQLSWSPEFRTMVVWTLRGKDFVCVEPWTAAAGALATGEGLLHVPPDERLSLAFDIEV; encoded by the coding sequence ATGAGCCGAGCTTTCCCCGGCATCGCCGGGTTGGAGACGTACTCGCTGAAAGGCGACGACTGCTGCGTGGAGGTGATTCCTTCCCGCGGCGCGCTCGTCACGAGCATCGCGGTGGAGGACGAGGAGGTCCTCTACCTCGATGAGTCCACGGTGGCGGACCCGACGAAGAACGTGCGCGGGGGCATCCCCGTGCTGTTCCCCAACGCGGGGCCGCTGCCGGGGGACACCTACGCGGCGCAGCGCGAGTCCTACAGCCTTCCGCAGCACGGCTTCGCGCGCCGCATGGCGTGGGCCGTGCGGCAGGCGGAGGACTCGCTGCTGGTGCTGGGGCTGAAGTCCCGGCCGGAGACGCTGCGCGTCTATCCCTTCGAGTTCGATGCCCAGCTCACCTTCTCGCTGGCGGGCCGCCGGCTGACCATCGACTTCGACCTCCAGAACCCCGGCTTCCACCCCGTCCCGGTCCACCTGGGCTTCCATCCATACTTCCGCGTCCCCGACGCGGCGAAGGCCGTGGCGACGGTGGAGACGGACGCGACGCACGCCTGGGACAACGTGGCGAAGCACGAGGTGCCCATCACCCGGCTGGACCTGACGGGGGACGAGGTGGACCTGCACCTGCGCGACCACTCGCGGCCAGGGACGCGACTGGAGCGGGGACCGGGCCTGCGCCCCATCCAGCTGTCGTGGAGCCCGGAGTTCCGGACGATGGTGGTGTGGACGCTGCGCGGGAAGGACTTCGTCTGCGTGGAGCCTTGGACCGCCGCCGCCGGGGCGCTGGCCACCGGCGAGGGCCTGTTGCACGTGCCGCCCGACGAGCGGCTGTCGCTCGCGTTCGACATCGAGGTGTGA
- a CDS encoding FAD/NAD(P)-binding protein produces MSIPPPSPVMPPAPGLPALEEALRKDLERLGYPRRSWVLPRKTRAGQPVLDVLVVGGGQSGLAAAFGLMRERVTNLLVVDDCAQDLAGPWKTFARMHTLRTPKHLTGPDHNLPNLCFQTWYEAQHGEAAWAALERVPKELWADYLAWYRQTLGIPVRCHTRAGALSWSADDACFLVPLTDTRGGGTQVVHARKVVLATGIDGSGRWEVPPVVADLPRELYAQTREDIDFEALRGKRIGVLGAGASAFDNASVALEHGAGEVHLFYRRKSLPTVNPYRWAEFVGFLKHHADLPDADRWRFIHRIIEMGQLPPADTYRRARAHPQFHLHAESPWVGAEAVGGQARVTTPGGTFTFDKLIVGSGTVTDLSLRPELSNVFDDIALWKDRFTPPAGQSHADLLRHPYLGPGFELQEKQPGRAPHVSSIFNYTFGCLLSLGFGGASISGMKYSLPKLVAGVTKQLYLDDREAFFSSLASYDEREFEP; encoded by the coding sequence ATGAGCATCCCGCCCCCGAGCCCCGTGATGCCGCCCGCTCCTGGCCTGCCTGCCCTGGAGGAGGCGCTCCGGAAGGACCTCGAGCGGCTGGGGTATCCGCGCCGCTCCTGGGTGCTCCCCCGCAAGACGCGCGCCGGCCAGCCCGTCCTCGACGTGCTCGTCGTCGGCGGAGGGCAGAGCGGGTTGGCGGCCGCCTTCGGGCTGATGCGCGAGCGCGTCACGAACCTGCTCGTCGTCGACGACTGCGCCCAGGACCTGGCGGGTCCCTGGAAGACGTTCGCGCGCATGCACACGCTGCGCACGCCCAAGCACCTGACGGGGCCGGACCACAACCTGCCCAACCTGTGCTTCCAGACCTGGTACGAGGCCCAGCACGGCGAGGCGGCGTGGGCGGCGCTGGAGCGCGTGCCCAAGGAGCTGTGGGCGGACTACCTGGCCTGGTACCGCCAGACGCTGGGCATCCCCGTGCGCTGCCACACGCGCGCGGGGGCCCTGTCGTGGAGCGCGGACGACGCGTGCTTCCTCGTCCCCCTCACGGACACGCGCGGCGGCGGGACGCAGGTGGTCCACGCGCGCAAGGTCGTGCTGGCCACGGGCATCGACGGCTCCGGCCGTTGGGAGGTGCCCCCGGTGGTGGCGGACCTGCCGAGGGAGCTGTACGCGCAGACGCGCGAGGACATCGACTTCGAGGCCCTGCGCGGCAAGCGCATCGGCGTGCTGGGCGCGGGCGCGTCCGCGTTCGACAACGCCTCCGTGGCGCTGGAGCACGGCGCGGGCGAGGTGCACCTGTTCTACCGGCGCAAGTCGCTGCCCACCGTCAACCCGTACCGCTGGGCGGAGTTCGTCGGCTTCCTCAAGCACCACGCGGACCTGCCGGACGCGGACCGCTGGCGCTTCATCCACCGCATCATCGAGATGGGACAGCTGCCCCCGGCGGACACGTACCGCCGCGCCAGGGCGCATCCCCAGTTCCACCTGCACGCGGAGAGCCCGTGGGTCGGCGCGGAGGCGGTGGGCGGCCAGGCCCGCGTCACCACGCCCGGCGGCACGTTCACCTTCGACAAGCTCATCGTCGGCAGCGGCACGGTGACGGACCTGTCGCTGCGGCCGGAGCTGTCGAACGTGTTCGACGACATCGCCCTGTGGAAGGACCGGTTCACGCCGCCCGCGGGGCAGTCCCACGCGGACCTCTTGCGCCACCCGTACCTGGGGCCGGGCTTCGAGCTGCAGGAGAAGCAGCCCGGCCGGGCACCCCACGTGTCGTCCATCTTCAACTACACCTTCGGCTGCCTGCTCTCGCTGGGGTTCGGCGGCGCGAGCATCTCCGGGATGAAGTACAGCCTCCCGAAGCTGGTGGCCGGCGTGACGAAGCAGCTCTACCTGGATGACCGGGAAGCGTTCTTCAGCTCCCTGGCGAGCTACGACGAGAGGGAATTCGAGCCATGA
- a CDS encoding FG-GAP repeat domain-containing protein codes for MGDVDGDGLADVCGRHSTGVVCAFSTGSEFKNYRYVLNTNFGDAFNWGQPEYGSTFALEDVNGDGYSDVCARAAAGLTCMLAPSRLAEFDTTLRAGRCATHGTSCDSGIFYEGRGTVNPEANGPNTLLAACADGNDGTYMSSPSIERVRVTTTDHPATPLVNRELAVGKSVRIEVSAYTDVSGRVLEFFRAADATSPAWVSLGAVTLPGTGHALVTRTYTLPSGSTQAVRAVLRPAGLSGACPGGNLTDVDDLVFAVK; via the coding sequence TTGGGCGACGTCGACGGAGATGGGCTCGCGGACGTCTGCGGCAGGCATTCGACCGGCGTCGTCTGTGCCTTCTCGACGGGGAGCGAGTTCAAGAACTACCGATATGTGCTCAACACGAACTTCGGTGACGCCTTCAACTGGGGACAGCCCGAGTATGGCTCGACGTTCGCCCTGGAGGACGTCAATGGAGATGGTTACTCGGACGTCTGCGCGCGGGCGGCGGCGGGATTGACCTGCATGCTGGCCCCATCCCGTCTGGCGGAGTTCGATACGACGTTGCGCGCGGGGCGTTGCGCGACCCACGGCACGTCGTGTGACTCCGGCATCTTCTACGAGGGGCGCGGCACGGTGAATCCGGAGGCCAACGGGCCCAATACCCTGCTGGCCGCGTGCGCGGATGGCAACGACGGGACCTATATGTCCAGCCCCTCCATCGAGCGCGTCAGGGTCACCACCACGGACCATCCCGCGACACCGCTCGTGAACAGGGAGCTGGCCGTGGGCAAGAGCGTGCGTATCGAGGTCAGCGCGTACACCGATGTGTCCGGCAGGGTCCTGGAGTTCTTCCGCGCGGCGGATGCCACCAGCCCGGCGTGGGTGAGCCTGGGCGCGGTGACGCTGCCCGGCACGGGGCATGCCTTGGTGACGAGGACGTACACGCTGCCCTCGGGCTCCACGCAGGCGGTGCGCGCCGTCCTGCGCCCGGCGGGCCTCTCTGGGGCCTGCCCCGGAGGGAACCTGACGGACGTGGATGACCTGGTCTTCGCCGTGAAGTGA
- a CDS encoding serine/threonine-protein kinase has translation MTECPGETTLSDLLAGMLSPDRRDAVLGHVETCAGCQWVLEACRTWPPESVPLKPGATFARYVVERQLGAGAMGVVYAARDPSLARQVALKVLRPEGRDIQELQRRLLHEAQALARLSHPNVVTIHDVGTHEDSVFLAMELVEGTTLEQWLQQERPWRDVVRIFQEAGRGLAAAHSAGLVHRDFKPANVLVGAQGRVYVTDFGVARPILRAALPPPPELLRVDAVPPGPLTRTGALLGTPAYMAPELLDGGAATERSDQFSFCVALYEALHGVRPFAGADLETLARAAREGTLQPGERPTRVPAWLRRVVQRGLQARPEDRFPSMEALLAALTPPRGLPRTLALGLLALLGLATAGGAYAWAHRNDARCEQVTQRLTSAWNPTRKEKLHQAVLATKAPYAESLWTRLAPALDAHAERWRALRRESCEAQGDDTSTPAWQSATCLDARLWRFTATLEVLEQADPVTLQNTPRLMESLQGLDECRDTPALATRPQPPDALRARVDAVRGKLAQVQALLFAGQYAAALTQTPPLLAALPDVGFRPLEAEVLLAQGDLLGKSGKMKEAEETLYKAVYAAEAGGDDESTARAWVLLLWVVGNELARVDDTERITQHARAAVERVGRARFPVITSDLHLWRAVVLRQRGKLDQAEEEAMKGLAFSRERHGPASPYTAMFLFLLGQLRHSQQRSEESLAFLSQAHDILEPLFVPEHPTRLSLDNSIALSQWMLGRTEEAIEGWRRILAIQERTQAPEHIALAAPLLNLGSRMRLGGRLDEGRKHLERSLAIVEKAHGPNHPRAATTLVHLASLELDAGNLDKALEHCDQSVARLRDSQGPETSRAAIPLVVRGQVHLAAGRFPQARRDLLEALRLHEREYGQDSIQASEALTWLGNTALAEGHPREAMEHCRRALAVDEKDPAQQQLLDVALELTCIAEAHLALKEPDQALPLLERAWDIHTRHPPLDPLDAGRGAFLLARALAERHPAPDLDLERSARLMSEARARLGRLGVRAAPELRNLEARQQREASR, from the coding sequence ATGACGGAGTGCCCTGGTGAAACAACCCTGAGCGACCTGCTCGCGGGCATGTTGTCCCCCGACCGGCGCGACGCGGTCCTCGGGCATGTCGAGACCTGTGCGGGCTGCCAGTGGGTCCTCGAGGCGTGCCGGACCTGGCCTCCCGAGAGCGTCCCCCTGAAACCGGGGGCGACGTTCGCGCGGTACGTCGTCGAGCGGCAGCTGGGCGCGGGCGCCATGGGCGTGGTGTACGCCGCCAGGGACCCGTCCCTGGCCCGACAGGTGGCCCTCAAGGTCCTCCGCCCGGAGGGCCGCGACATCCAGGAGCTCCAGCGGCGGCTGCTCCACGAGGCCCAGGCCCTGGCGCGCCTGTCCCATCCCAACGTCGTCACCATCCACGACGTGGGCACGCACGAGGACAGCGTGTTCCTCGCCATGGAGCTCGTGGAAGGCACCACCCTGGAGCAGTGGCTCCAGCAGGAGCGCCCCTGGCGGGACGTGGTGCGCATCTTCCAGGAGGCCGGGCGCGGCCTGGCCGCCGCCCACTCCGCGGGGCTGGTGCATCGCGACTTCAAGCCCGCCAACGTCCTGGTCGGCGCCCAGGGCCGCGTGTACGTGACGGACTTCGGCGTCGCGCGCCCCATCCTCCGCGCGGCCCTGCCCCCGCCCCCGGAGCTGCTCCGCGTCGACGCGGTCCCTCCCGGCCCCCTCACCCGCACCGGCGCGCTGCTCGGGACGCCGGCCTACATGGCGCCGGAGCTGCTGGACGGAGGCGCGGCCACCGAGCGCTCCGACCAGTTCAGCTTCTGCGTCGCGCTGTACGAAGCCCTCCACGGCGTCCGCCCCTTCGCGGGCGCGGACCTGGAGACGCTGGCGCGCGCCGCCCGCGAGGGCACCCTCCAACCCGGGGAGCGCCCCACCCGCGTCCCTGCCTGGCTGCGCCGCGTCGTCCAGCGGGGACTCCAGGCCCGCCCGGAGGACCGCTTCCCCTCCATGGAGGCCCTGCTCGCCGCGCTCACCCCTCCGCGAGGCCTCCCCCGGACCCTCGCGTTGGGGCTGCTCGCGCTGCTGGGACTGGCCACCGCCGGCGGCGCCTACGCGTGGGCCCACCGGAACGACGCGCGCTGCGAGCAGGTGACCCAACGGCTGACGTCGGCGTGGAACCCGACGCGCAAGGAGAAGCTCCACCAGGCCGTCCTCGCCACGAAGGCGCCCTACGCGGAGTCGCTCTGGACGCGGCTCGCCCCCGCCCTGGATGCCCACGCCGAGCGCTGGCGGGCCCTGCGCCGCGAGTCCTGCGAGGCGCAGGGCGACGACACGTCGACGCCCGCGTGGCAGAGCGCGACCTGCCTGGACGCCCGCCTCTGGCGCTTCACCGCCACGCTGGAGGTCCTGGAGCAGGCCGACCCCGTGACGCTGCAGAACACCCCGCGGCTGATGGAGTCCCTGCAGGGGCTCGACGAATGCCGGGACACCCCCGCGCTCGCCACGCGCCCCCAACCGCCCGACGCCCTCCGCGCCCGCGTCGACGCCGTGCGAGGGAAGCTGGCCCAGGTCCAGGCGCTCCTCTTCGCGGGGCAGTACGCGGCGGCGCTGACGCAGACGCCCCCGCTGCTCGCGGCGCTCCCCGACGTCGGCTTCCGGCCGCTCGAGGCGGAGGTGCTGCTGGCGCAAGGAGACCTGCTGGGCAAGTCCGGGAAGATGAAGGAGGCGGAGGAGACCCTCTACAAGGCCGTGTACGCGGCGGAGGCGGGAGGCGACGACGAATCGACGGCGCGCGCCTGGGTCCTGCTGCTCTGGGTCGTGGGCAACGAGCTGGCGCGCGTGGACGACACCGAACGCATCACCCAGCACGCCCGGGCCGCGGTGGAGCGGGTCGGCCGCGCGCGCTTCCCCGTCATCACCTCCGACCTGCACCTCTGGCGGGCCGTGGTGCTGCGGCAGCGCGGCAAGCTGGACCAGGCGGAGGAGGAGGCGATGAAGGGCCTCGCCTTCTCCCGCGAGCGCCATGGCCCGGCCAGTCCCTACACCGCGATGTTCCTCTTCCTCCTGGGCCAGCTGCGCCACTCCCAGCAGCGCAGCGAGGAGTCCCTCGCGTTCCTCTCGCAGGCCCACGACATCCTCGAGCCCCTCTTCGTCCCCGAGCACCCCACCCGTCTCTCGCTCGACAACAGCATCGCCCTGAGCCAGTGGATGCTGGGGCGCACCGAGGAGGCCATCGAGGGCTGGCGGCGCATCCTCGCCATCCAGGAGCGCACCCAGGCGCCCGAGCACATCGCGCTCGCGGCGCCCTTGTTGAACCTGGGCTCGAGGATGCGGCTCGGCGGGCGGTTGGACGAGGGACGCAAGCACCTCGAGCGGTCGCTCGCCATCGTCGAGAAGGCCCATGGCCCCAACCACCCCCGGGCCGCCACCACGCTCGTCCACCTGGCCTCGCTGGAGCTGGACGCCGGCAACCTCGACAAGGCCCTGGAGCATTGTGACCAGTCCGTGGCGCGCCTCCGCGACTCGCAGGGGCCGGAGACCTCGCGGGCCGCGATTCCCCTGGTGGTTCGCGGGCAGGTCCACCTCGCCGCGGGTCGCTTCCCCCAGGCCCGGCGCGACCTGCTGGAGGCCTTGCGGCTCCACGAACGGGAGTACGGCCAGGACAGCATCCAGGCCTCGGAGGCGCTCACCTGGCTGGGGAACACCGCCCTGGCCGAAGGCCACCCGCGCGAGGCCATGGAACACTGTCGACGCGCGCTGGCCGTCGACGAGAAGGACCCGGCGCAGCAGCAGCTCCTCGACGTCGCCCTGGAGCTCACCTGCATCGCGGAGGCGCATCTGGCGCTGAAGGAGCCCGACCAGGCGCTGCCGCTGCTCGAGCGGGCCTGGGACATCCACACGCGACACCCGCCGCTGGACCCGCTGGACGCGGGGCGCGGAGCCTTCCTGCTGGCCCGCGCCCTCGCGGAGCGGCACCCGGCCCCCGACCTGGACCTGGAGCGCTCCGCGCGGCTCATGTCCGAGGCGAGGGCCCGGCTGGGAAGGCTCGGCGTCCGCGCCGCCCCGGAGCTGCGCAACCTCGAGGCGCGACAGCAGCGCGAGGCCTCGCGATGA
- the pruA gene encoding L-glutamate gamma-semialdehyde dehydrogenase codes for MINAIPRVPAPKNEPILSYAPGAPERRELQAALKRMAGEQIDIPLIIGGKHVRTGKTDTVRMPHDHSHVLATLHEADASHVEQAIQAALSVKDEWARMPFASRAAIFLRAAELLATRYRPIINAATMLGQSKTAHQAEIDAVCEAIDFLRYNVHFAEQLLAIQPESPAQTWNMLDYRPLDGFVFAVAPFNFTSIAMNLCTAPAIMGNVVLFKPSSTAALSAWYVMEMLREAGLPDGVINMLNGDGPTVGNPTLASPDLGGIHFTGSTPTFNSMWKTVGENIGRYKQYPRLVGETGGKDFIVAHPSAAGDLEALAVAIVRGGFEYQGQKCSAASRVYIPESMWPRLKERLQALTADIRMGDVADFRNFMGAVIDEKSFKKVSSYIDLAKQGGEASIVAGGDTDRSKGWFVKPTVVQLTNPRHRILREEIFAPVVGAYVYPDAKYVETLREVDQSATYALTGAVFARDRKAIDTALTELRHAAGNIYINDKPTGAVVGQQPFGGSRASGTNDKAGSLLNLIRWTSPRTIKENFVPPVKVPYPFMDSDPHDGGI; via the coding sequence GTGATCAACGCCATCCCCCGCGTCCCCGCTCCGAAGAACGAGCCCATCCTCTCCTACGCGCCCGGCGCGCCCGAGCGCCGCGAGCTGCAGGCCGCGCTCAAGCGCATGGCCGGTGAGCAGATCGACATCCCGCTCATCATCGGCGGCAAGCACGTGCGCACCGGCAAGACGGACACCGTGCGCATGCCGCACGACCATTCGCACGTGCTGGCCACGCTGCACGAGGCGGACGCCAGCCACGTGGAGCAGGCCATCCAGGCCGCCCTGTCCGTCAAGGACGAGTGGGCGCGCATGCCCTTCGCCTCGCGCGCCGCCATCTTCCTGCGCGCGGCGGAGCTGCTGGCCACCCGCTACCGGCCCATCATCAACGCGGCCACCATGCTGGGGCAGTCGAAGACGGCCCACCAGGCCGAGATCGACGCGGTGTGCGAGGCCATCGACTTCCTGCGCTACAACGTCCACTTCGCCGAGCAGCTGCTGGCCATCCAGCCGGAGTCCCCGGCGCAGACGTGGAACATGCTGGACTACCGTCCGCTGGACGGCTTCGTCTTCGCGGTGGCGCCGTTCAACTTCACGTCCATCGCGATGAACCTGTGCACCGCGCCCGCCATCATGGGCAACGTGGTGCTGTTCAAGCCTTCGTCCACGGCGGCGCTGAGCGCCTGGTACGTCATGGAGATGCTGCGCGAGGCGGGCCTGCCCGACGGCGTCATCAACATGCTCAACGGCGACGGGCCCACGGTGGGCAACCCCACCCTGGCCAGCCCGGACCTGGGCGGCATCCACTTCACCGGCTCCACGCCCACCTTCAACAGCATGTGGAAGACGGTGGGAGAGAACATCGGCCGCTACAAGCAGTACCCGCGGCTGGTGGGTGAGACGGGCGGCAAGGACTTCATCGTCGCGCACCCGTCCGCGGCCGGGGACCTGGAGGCGCTGGCGGTGGCCATCGTCCGGGGCGGCTTCGAGTACCAGGGCCAGAAGTGCTCGGCGGCCAGCCGCGTCTACATCCCCGAATCGATGTGGCCCAGGCTCAAGGAGCGCCTCCAGGCGCTCACCGCCGACATCCGCATGGGTGACGTGGCGGACTTCCGCAACTTCATGGGCGCGGTCATCGACGAGAAGTCCTTCAAGAAGGTCTCCTCGTACATCGACCTGGCCAAGCAGGGCGGCGAGGCGAGCATCGTCGCCGGCGGCGACACCGACCGCAGCAAGGGCTGGTTCGTGAAGCCCACGGTGGTGCAGCTGACCAACCCGCGCCACCGCATCCTGCGCGAGGAGATCTTCGCCCCGGTGGTGGGCGCGTACGTGTACCCGGATGCGAAGTACGTGGAGACGCTGCGCGAGGTGGACCAGAGCGCGACGTACGCGCTGACCGGCGCGGTGTTCGCGCGCGACCGCAAGGCCATCGACACGGCGCTCACGGAGCTGCGGCACGCGGCGGGCAACATCTACATCAACGACAAGCCCACGGGCGCGGTGGTGGGCCAGCAGCCCTTCGGCGGCTCGCGCGCGTCCGGCACCAACGACAAGGCGGGTTCACTGCTGAACCTCATCCGCTGGACGAGCCCCCGCACCATCAAGGAGAACTTCGTTCCCCCCGTGAAGGTGCCGTATCCGTTCATGGACAGCGACCCCCACGATGGGGGTATCTAG
- the allB gene encoding allantoinase AllB, with the protein MSGGEFGLRSRRVLAADGTREAVVVVRGGKVAAVVSPDQVPGGLPVTDVGERVVMPGVVDCHAHINEPGRTEWEGFETATRAAAAGGITTVVDMPLNSLPPTTTLGALELKARAASTACMVDHGFWGGVIPGNAGELERLIDAGVAGFKCFLCPSGVDEFPPADRAVLDVAMPILARRGVPLIVHAELESPLEARGDVDPRTYRGYLESRPRRWEQDAIRMMVELAREHRCRVHIVHLSSADALPLLAEARRDGVDISVETCPHYLCFTAEEISDGATHFKCAPPIREAENRERLWTGLGRGDIQLVVSDHSPCTPALKHLERGDFGAAWGGIASLQLSLPAVWTEARRRGHGLETLVRWMCEAPARLVGLYGAKGTLAPGADADLVVFDPEATFAVEPARLEHRHPLTPYAGRTLAGVVERTILRGQTVYERGQPFPRPQGHWVKRPAAARVAA; encoded by the coding sequence ATGAGTGGTGGTGAGTTCGGGCTGCGCAGCCGCCGCGTCCTCGCGGCGGACGGGACGCGCGAGGCGGTGGTGGTGGTGCGCGGCGGGAAGGTGGCGGCGGTGGTGTCCCCGGACCAGGTGCCAGGGGGGCTGCCCGTGACGGACGTGGGCGAGCGCGTGGTGATGCCCGGCGTCGTGGACTGTCACGCGCACATCAACGAGCCGGGCCGCACGGAGTGGGAGGGTTTCGAGACGGCCACCCGCGCGGCGGCGGCCGGCGGCATCACCACCGTGGTGGACATGCCGCTCAACTCGCTGCCGCCCACGACCACGCTCGGCGCGCTGGAGCTCAAGGCCCGCGCGGCCAGCACCGCGTGCATGGTGGACCATGGCTTCTGGGGGGGCGTCATCCCGGGGAACGCGGGCGAGCTGGAGCGGCTCATCGACGCGGGCGTGGCGGGCTTCAAGTGCTTCCTGTGCCCCTCCGGCGTGGACGAATTCCCCCCGGCCGACCGCGCGGTGCTGGACGTGGCCATGCCCATCCTCGCGCGGCGCGGCGTGCCGCTCATCGTCCACGCGGAGCTGGAGTCGCCGCTGGAGGCCCGGGGCGACGTGGATCCCCGCACCTACCGGGGCTACCTCGAGTCGCGTCCCCGGCGCTGGGAGCAGGACGCCATCCGGATGATGGTGGAGCTGGCGCGCGAGCACCGCTGCCGCGTGCACATCGTCCACCTGTCGTCCGCGGACGCCCTCCCGCTGCTGGCCGAGGCCCGCCGCGACGGCGTGGACATCTCCGTGGAGACGTGTCCGCACTACCTCTGCTTCACCGCGGAGGAGATCTCCGACGGCGCCACCCACTTCAAGTGCGCGCCCCCCATCCGCGAGGCGGAGAACCGCGAGCGGCTGTGGACGGGGTTGGGGCGGGGCGACATCCAGCTCGTGGTGTCGGACCACTCGCCCTGCACCCCGGCGCTCAAGCACCTGGAGCGCGGCGACTTCGGCGCGGCGTGGGGCGGCATCGCGTCGCTCCAGCTGAGCCTCCCGGCCGTCTGGACGGAGGCGCGCCGGCGGGGCCATGGCCTGGAGACGCTCGTGCGCTGGATGTGCGAGGCCCCCGCGAGGCTGGTGGGCCTGTACGGCGCCAAGGGGACGCTGGCGCCCGGCGCGGACGCGGACCTGGTGGTGTTCGACCCGGAGGCGACGTTCGCGGTGGAGCCCGCGCGCCTGGAGCACCGCCACCCGTTGACGCCGTACGCGGGCCGGACGCTCGCGGGCGTGGTGGAGCGCACGATTCTGCGGGGCCAGACGGTGTATGAGCGCGGGCAGCCCTTCCCACGCCCCCAGGGACATTGGGTCAAGCGACCCGCCGCGGCGCGCGTCGCCGCCTAG